Within Wyeomyia smithii strain HCP4-BCI-WySm-NY-G18 chromosome 2, ASM2978416v1, whole genome shotgun sequence, the genomic segment aaccaagtgtcatatctgtaACAAATAATTTGTTTCAtaattttgaggaaaataaaccgTGAAATATGTATTTCATTGcttttgaagcaaaaattacgtattattcgagcagttgaaaAAGAAGATCTGTGAACAACACAAATAGCCCTACAGTTTGGTCCTCATAGTGCgtggatttaaaaattaaaaaatctagcggttccacaattttaCATTAACAAGCAGTAGGctctgctagctatgctaaagaatgggcagcacaaatcatattgatattgcatgtataatagccgcgagaaagtccgcgaaaatgcaatggagaaaaatatcataaactaaccttttcttgtttattcatttgaattttgaacttatattccattcaactatgaaagtgcatcattttactcaaaatatcctaaatttcaattgaatccaaccgaaaatattcattttttatcatttcgctaaattcacggtttcgccaaattcacggtaaaattttttttgaccgtgataaaatagaaaaagcactgtaattgaataatttcaacgGGGAAATCAGATGAAATCGTCTATATCCTGCACTAACAATGAGTTTCAATAATCAAATTATGTTGTATTGTTCACATATTAtccaatcaaaaaacttttctagGCTCCTGTTTTGGCCAGAGCATTTCTAAATTGGCCACTTAGGTCTCCTATTGtggccaattcgcgaaaaagttgaagtcacacgaatttattttatattttgactttataGGTATATTTTAACAGCAAAAAATTCTCGTTTTTGAGCTAACCAAAGGGTCAGTATATAtaataatcaaactaaataatgatattatattcacacatagctagcaCGGCAAAGTACTTcaagttaaaatttgtttaaacttagtaggatgtttaataacactgacatcacatcattgaCCTATATCAATTTTTCGTATGTCATTGATCTATATTAAAAAGCTTCCTCTTTTCTTTTTCACATAGAAACATTTTCGTATTATTTTCTACCATCAACTTCGGTAGCTTAAGTGCCATTTATTATAGTCAGGTTATGGTTGAGAGTCCGAAGCGTTAGTTTGGTAAATACAAATGAAGCTACAGAGTTGCAAATAATCTGGTGAAACGGAGATTCTCTAATCCCAAACCAGTTTTGTAGTTTCACATATCTCATGCGTTTAAAATATCTGCACGAAAAGCTCCATtcatttcatgttttgcataaacatcaatacgttaccatggttttgtttacatatggccaatatcaggattatgaatcatggaattgcatcaatatgtggccaagaatggaaGCTGTAggtaattttgatattgcagagaaaaatcacacCAAAATGTCTACTTTTTTATACATGTGCTGTAGTAAGTTTTAAACAAAGTTATGCTCTATGAAAAATagctttttttcctgtatggacttcctcactgcgaccagaattgtgagatatgcccgggtgtctgctgtatcccgcacttctgttaatagcaatacctctattgaaaTGGGGCATGctttttattattgttcatcagtgcttgtgtgtaacgTGCTActctcttccttacacgcttactgttctactataccgatactcgttcctcttgccaaatatcaccaattataattccctggagaagtttcatcgtgcgtccttctggccaagttttattgataagagggacttattttttgttaagaggaagtcacgcaaaggtatttgtagatttcagcgtaaaggaagggtaactggtggggagcctgagaataaacccatgcttaagtcctttttgacatcggatcgcctgattctactaagattcgaacccacggccatccgcttgacaaagcggactctgtaaccttgcggctacgcaacTCCCCAGCGATGAATGAAAAATTGCTTGCAAACTACCTAAACGTTAGGCTGTATAGTGAACTGGAGGAAGCATAGTTAGTTCCTTTATTGAAactaaaatacaaatatttatttGCTTAAGTTTGCAATAGTTTTGTTGAATAGTATCAGCAGGTTCAATGGAAGACTTCGAATTAGGAGTAATCAAGATTctttttcacaattatcaattttattctatcatggccaaaactggtgctatggccaaaaccggtgcttctaccctaccTTGTGTAATTGCACGTGTATAGCATTGTGCATATAgttttctgaactcaatttatcTGATCAGTTTTCTGGATAGGGCAACCAAGTGCCATATCTGTAACAATTTATTTGTATcatagttttgtgaaaaacgaaccgtgaaatttgtatttcattaaCTTTGGAGCAAAAATTATGTATTATTCGAGTAGTTGAGAAAGAAGATCTATTTATAGCTCAAATAGCCCTACAGTTTAGCGCTCATAGAATGacgatttaaaaattataaaatctagcggttcaCAATTTAACATAATCATGCATTAAGCAGgtattatacgaagcaaatatttgctatttttcaatacagcttttagtttgtgcaaataaaaatcgtaccaaaaatagcaaatatttgcgtcgtctattACCTGCTTTAGACTTTCCTAActatgctaaagaatgggcAGTACAAATTAAATTGATATTGTATGtatattgtttatattttgtatataaatttcaaaacctaAATTTcagaatccaacacaaaaaatccatttttatcatttcgctaaatgCACGGTTTCGACAAATTCacggtcaatttttttttttaccgtgataaaatcgaaaaaacaaaattgctGTAAACggtatacatacatacaaatcaAGAGTCATCTAAGGGAAAGAGAATTGGAttgtttagctactcacggatttctgttttttatatatcagctagaaGAGTGTACTTTTCTgagaaaaaacgtgatttttcaaaatttaaaatcattgtccttcgatttttaaataaagaataaaaatcgctacAACGACAGTGTGTATATGGACGAACTGTCATtttagcgatttcgagcagttttaattcgtgatttaaaaagtgaATGACAgcgataaaatttttttttgaaaatcacgttttgcttagaaaatgcagcttttGCAGAcacaaaaaactgatatagctaaacaacccaattcaaaaaacttcaaagttgAACAACTCTgagttgatttgttttttttttttttttttcattaaatgtgGCACTCTATCAACTAGACATGTGTGCCGACCATAtcaccggcggcggcggcgtagaaaacattttacctcggcggcgatcggcgcgccggcgtgacgccaTTAGTTTTCatcagcggcggcggcggcggcgtgaacggcgtgacactaattaccacttataaaatattgcgcataatgtgtgcttttgtactctcatgttcgtttttttttaattgaacgttcataaataaaaatgtatgcgtcagagttataagaatgtcaaaaatagaaataaaattggtaagatatcaagtaaacaaacaattgaataaccagaaaataataaaccaagcagagtaagtacaaacaagtgtaaatcccaaaaaaaaatcatcaacgagcccacaacaaaaaattacatggAATACTGTTCCCAGAGACGTTTAGTTTAGGaaaaaagatagatagttttttgatatgttgatttcgattaaccgtagaccttctttgggaaaattcgataaatcttacgttagagagtcgtttttaactttcatacattttgttaggttacccatggaataactgaaaaaatgggaaactcttttcaatcgaatagagttcttcggtaaacaccacagtttcttcattttctattgcgacttttgggataaaactgaccagaggtgaagcattaggTCCTCTTCGggtaattgtgattgtgacgcggtgttggtaggagcaacgaggtttcgttaagactcctccctcttgacaaaataagtctttcTTATAACAGAACTGTTCTGAGGAATATTAATccactccagggaattgtaaattGGTTTCGATAAGGTTCCTTCATCTTGACATAATGGCCAGaggggaacgttaggtgtagtctcactcctgggaattgtaatttggcaataTTGGTAGAATAGTAAGAGGCTcgttatagtagagcagtaagcttgaaacgaaagggtaaactctctcacacaagcacggatataaatgaaaagcgtacattcactgccaataatatgaagtgcggaatacaggaAACACCTGGCCaatgtcacaatagatcaaatgtctctggttgcAGCGATGAGTccgcacagaggaaaaaaaaattaacgagaaatcagcaaaaaatatagtcgtgcttgaaaatgttgacgaaaaaactatctacaaaaatgtctgtttcagcgcaatatgatcaactatttaatttgcgcaaaattttcagtGAATTGCCGCATTTTGatctccaaaaaaaaactttgtattctaaagaaaattaccaaataaataataaaaaaaaacacgtgtcatttttcataaattttttgaacattttaagactgctcatacgtttgcataaaaataaaaaatacatctgcataaaaataaaaaataaatgttatgataACTGAAACAATTTTCTCGAAGCAAACTGTCGAAGCAAATCACTGataatgacattgatatttttgatttcattcgataaaaaagtctgaatatttattgtcaaatattgtatcaaatttccacaaatcaaaataaattaCACTTAGGTACATTCGTAAATACACGCTCAGGAGAGGGAAGGTACTtaacgaagtgttacactgcgtgaggccaccatgcaaaattgcattACGTAGGGGTGAAGGGGtattgaaaatttccaaattccgCATTACCTAATACCTATACGAGTGTTcccttatcggctgtgatttgcggtatttctataaccaggaaaaaatccagcatacacaatcactatcggcgcggtaaagattttctcggcggcgcaccaaaaatttcttcggcggcgcaccaaaaatttcttcggcggcgcgccgagtccaaatcatcggcggcggcggcgtgcgtaaaagtgtcggcggcggtggcgcggcgtggcggcgcacaggactactATCAACCCCGTAAATATATCCAACAGGGAACCTAATACCCAGAGCATTCTTCCCATCGACGTCCCGGGATGAAATTTTCCGGGACTTCCGATTCCCGGGAACTTTTTATCCAAATCCCGGAATATTTTCTGCAATGAAAATTATTGGTAAATCGAGGTAAATTTTTAGACCCTTACGAAATTGTGTATACTTTTAGGCAATGTTGAGAAAGATTGCATAACCATTTGCAAACCCGCCCCTGAACAGTACGAATCATCCCTTTCACACTGCATCTAAAATACGTTCCTTAGTATGCTAATGGAATGTGTTGGAAAATTTttatctttgacttcatcggatttcgGGAAGTGGAGCTTCAAAGCGTTCAGAGTTTCACTTTGttgaccgatgaaaaatgcATAGAATTGATGAAATTGTAGAAATCGAAACCTTGATACATGAGACGTCGAGTTCTGATATTCTctcgaaaaacatttttaatcgACTTTCTAAGACCAGAAAAAATCGAACTAGGAAAGTCTCCCAGTCCcaggtttttttcaaaagaagatttttttagataacaccagatctcgacgtttcatacatttctaagaaatttttttttgaattttggatgaaattttcttccgagaagacgaaactttgaGGCCTACCGCTGAGGAAATTAAAATAGTAGATTTTCATTGGTACTCTATTGCTCCTGTTAGTGTCCGTCGTTGCTCCCCCCTTTCACATTCAAAATAGTTATCAGTTTGTTATCGAAAACTGATCaatctttttttattgtttcaatgCTTTCATAAATTCGAATCATTAAATAATGTTTTTAAGCTTTTCTCATACTTATGACAAAAAAATCCGAATTAAATAAATCGccgcttttttaatttttctttgcatttttttatcgaGAAATGTACCCTCTACCAACACCATTTATATTATAATTCCTAATATTTACTGAATACAAAACATTTTCGGAAAGGGCAATAAAAAGTAGAATCACAATATTAtatatgaaattttttattgactAGATAGCTTAAATCTATACGAAAAAAAACTATATTCATGTTCCTAAAGCTAGTGAGGAAAATAATTCGAAAGTCTGCTTCACCTGACCCATTAGGGCAAAAATAAACGACAAAATACTGGTCTTCGGTTTTAAATGCAGAACACCCACCAGGAAAAAAACTATAATGTATTTAAGTAGAACCTTTACTAACGGGgttttggtttttatttcaaACTCTCACAATGCTAGAGCATGGATGAACGTCACGATGCGTGATTATTCGGCTCTTTGTAGTAACGTGTGAAGCTTTGGAAGTTAGCTAAATTGGTAACCGTTGTGCTAACAGAGTGATAATGCATCGTTTCAATTACACAGAACATAACATAGCTTACGACTAAACTTATTTGGGGTACTCGGACAACTACTTAGCACTTTATTAGGAATAGATGGGGATCTTACAAACTCATAGCTCTAGCGAGTCGCACTCGAAAATCGCGATAAAGCATCTTGCCACCGACCGGCACTCGGGTGAGATACATATCAAGACTCATTAGACAGAGTGCCTTTCCATTCATGGGAAACTTTTGCGCCAACTCCGGACTGATGTCCAATCCTTCCGATTGGGCAAGGTTGATCAGCCAGGTCCAGACGTTGGCACGGGTCCAATCACGTGGATCGATCGGCAAACCATCGGCACCGTACTGGATCTTTTTCGACGGTGGCGGAGGGGGTGGTGTTTGTCCGTTGGAACCACCGCCTGTCGTGTGtaggtgctgctgctgctgttgatgatggTGATGAGACAAGtgatggtggtggtgatggtgaCCGTTCATCCAGCGGCGATCAGTTTCATTCGAGAGCACACTGACGGCTGATAGATCCAGAGGTGGAACGCGCCACTTTGCTGCACTTTCGACCTGCATGTTGAGTGGGTGGGAGTATTTAGCTGGAATCTGCGAAAgggaaaagaagaaaaaaaaaacggtaagTGGCTGTTCTCTAAATGATTTGGATGGTTGTTTTGCTGAGAATTGAATGCTAATGAAAGGCCTTACAGTTTCCAACTCAATGCAACCATGATCCGCTAGAATATTATTTGGGTGATCCCGGCTGCGAGCGCAACTTGTTTATCTTACCGGGATTTCCGGTACAGATGTAAACGAAACAATTCAACTCTTGTGCAGCGGTAGCGGCGAGCTGCGAAAGCGAATGCAACAAATGGATTGCTCATCTATACACTTCAGAGAAGGAACCGGTGACCTTGTGCAATGTACGTTGCCGTTATTTACTTTAGaactgtagtttttttttaaccaagcCGGAAGCCGCACGGTTGCAACTGCGTGAGTATAATAGCATGTGGCCGGATGGTAACCGTTGCAACAGTTGTTCTGTGCGGTTGATCCGCCATAAAATAAACCACCGATTTCAGAGGAAATCTATACGTTCGCAACTGTATGCAGAAGGATGGGGAGGGTGAtgttgaaattcaaacaatttATCAAGACGTAAAcgtaaaatttgaaataacaGTGCTATGTAAGCAGAAATACCTTAGGCCTGGAACAAACATCAAATATCAGTGCACAATTCACAAAAATAGGGCTACCATTAATGCATTGCGAGCTGACAGCGAAAATTCAACAATGAGTATATAAATATAACCTGAAAATAAGGCACAACATTTTTTCTAATCAAATGCAACATTGTCGTAATAACACCGTTTGTATTTTGCTGAGGATCTTTAATTTCATTCGAGTAAGTCCTTCCTGCAAACGAAAATACTGCGCACTACTATGTATACTACATTGTGTTGTTAGCGGTAAATAATAGAGATTTTCATCAAAGTTTAATTGCGTCATATTTGTGCGGAAATGGCTTTTTTGGCAATTTTGATGCATTCATGTTTTGTGTGAAAATGTGCACATGGAACGTACAGTTGTTAaccagaatgttttttttttcatgttccaTATATGTGAGCAGTTTACTAACATTTTGGGGCAGCCCGCTTTCGCTGAACGTGAACATCCGTCAGTCGCGAACGTATTCAATTAAACAAAACCCGTATGAATGGAGCTCAAGCTTCAATGAATAAGTTTGTTTTTCCTGTTCTCATATTTTGTTTGGCTGTTTGGTGGAAAGCGGACGGATCAAAATAATTAGATTTCATCTCTCTCGCCGTATTATGCCATGCGGTACAAAAGCCAGCTGAT encodes:
- the LOC129722044 gene encoding nuclear receptor subfamily 4 group A member 3: MQVESAAKWRVPPLDLSAVSVLSNETDRRWMNGHHHHHHHLSHHHHQQQQQHLHTTGGGSNGQTPPPPPPSKKIQYGADGLPIDPRDWTRANVWTWLINLAQSEGLDISPELAQKFPMNGKALCLMSLDMYLTRVPVGGKMLYRDFRVRLARAMSL